The Cytophagia bacterium CHB2 genomic interval TGTTTACGTAGCATTTTTGAATTCTCCTATGATGCTCTCCCCGGCCCGCACTTTTTCTTTAAGCCGGACTTTGACTTCCGTGTTGAGAGGGAGATACACTTCCATCCGTGAGCCGAATTTGATAATACCGAAACGCTCGCCGCGCTGCACCTGTAATCCTTCGCGCAGATCGTACACGATGCGGCGCGCGATAAGTCCGGCGATTTGTTTGAACAACACCTTACCCCACGGCGATTCGATTCCGATGACGGATTGCTCGTTATCGCTGGAGGCTTTGGGCAATGAGGCGACATGAAATTGCCCGCGATGGTACTGCAGAAATTTTACCGTGCCCTCCACCGGCACGCGATTGACATGCACGTTGAAGACGGATAGGAAAATGCTGACGCGGCGCGCACGGCCGCCGAGAAATTGCGGTTCATCGACTTCATCGATGCCGATGACTGTGCCATCCGCCGGCGACACGACAAGACCCAGGTCGCCCGGTGTGGTGCGCTCCGGATCACGAAAGAAGAACACAGACATGGCCGTCGCTGCCCAACAGAGCACACTTAAGCTGCGCAGGATGAAACCGCCGCCGAGTGTACGATAAATGAGCGTCAGAAGCAAGGCAGTAATTGCCAGCGCCAAGACAATTGTATAACCTTCGCGATGCATAAGTTAAGTCGCTTTTTTTAAAGTCTCGTAAGCATTCGCAGGCCGAGTGCTTGATACGCTTTGCGCAAGCCTGCGAGGTTATTGCGATAATCTGCCCAGTCAAAGCTTTCGCCTGTGGCTGCGTCGCGCAGCGTGCAGGTTGCCAGCGACAGTTCGTCGCCGATCCACAAGCGATTTTTGTACCGCCCAAATTCGAACTTGCAGGAGGTCAGCATCAGGCCGCGGCGCGAGAAAAAACTTTGCAGCAGAACGCCCGCCTTCGTCACGATGCGCACGATGTGATGCAACTCCTCCGCAGAGAGCAGGCCGAGTGACTGCACATCTTTGCGATCGAGCGCGGTCTTTTTGGGGCTCTCATCTTTCAAATAAAATTCAATAATCGAGGGCTGCAACGCCGCTCCGTCTTTGACGCCCAACCGTCGGGCGTGAGCGCCGAACGCCATATAGTGCG includes:
- a CDS encoding phosphatidylserine decarboxylase family protein, which produces MHREGYTIVLALAITALLLTLIYRTLGGGFILRSLSVLCWAATAMSVFFFRDPERTTPGDLGLVVSPADGTVIGIDEVDEPQFLGGRARRVSIFLSVFNVHVNRVPVEGTVKFLQYHRGQFHVASLPKASSDNEQSVIGIESPWGKVLFKQIAGLIARRIVYDLREGLQVQRGERFGIIKFGSRMEVYLPLNTEVKVRLKEKVRAGESIIGEFKNAT